In one Macaca fascicularis isolate 582-1 chromosome 6, T2T-MFA8v1.1 genomic region, the following are encoded:
- the NKX2-5 gene encoding homeobox protein Nkx-2.5 isoform X2, which produces MFPSPALTPTPFSVKDILNLEQQQRSLAAAGELSARLEATLAPSSCMLATFKPEAYAGPEAAAPGLPELRAELGPAPSPAKCASAFPAAPAFYPRAYSDPDPAKDPRAEKKA; this is translated from the exons ATGTTCCCCAGCCCTGCGCTCACGCCCACGCCCTTCTCAGTCAAAGACATCCTGAACCTGGAGCAGCAGCAGCGCAGCCTGGCCGCCGCCGGAGAACTCTCTGCGCGCCTGGAGGCCACCCTGGCGCCCTCCTCCTGCATGCTGGCCACCTTCAAGCCAGAGGCCTACGCCGGGCCCGAGGCGGCTGCGCCGGGCCTCCCAGAGCTGCGCGCAGAGTTGGGCCCCGCGCCTTCACCCGCCAAGTGTGCGTCTGCCTTTCCCGCCGCCCCCGCCTTCTATCCGCGTGCCTACAGCGACCCCGACCCAGCCAAGGACCCTCGAGCCGAAAAGAAAG ccTGA
- the NKX2-5 gene encoding homeobox protein Nkx-2.5 isoform X1 — protein MFPSPALTPTPFSVKDILNLEQQQRSLAAAGELSARLEATLAPSSCMLATFKPEAYAGPEAAAPGLPELRAELGPAPSPAKCASAFPAAPAFYPRAYSDPDPAKDPRAEKKELCALQKVVELEKPEADNSERPRARRRRKPRVLFSQAQVYELERRFKQQRYLSAPERDQLASVLKLTSTQVKIWFQNRRYKCKRQRQDQTLELVGLPPPPPPPARRIAVPVLVRDGKPCLGDSAPYAPAYGVGLNAYGYNAYPAYPGYGGAACSPGYSCTAAYPTGPSPAQPATAAANNNFVNFGVGDLNAVQSPGIPQSNSGVSTLHGIRAW, from the exons ATGTTCCCCAGCCCTGCGCTCACGCCCACGCCCTTCTCAGTCAAAGACATCCTGAACCTGGAGCAGCAGCAGCGCAGCCTGGCCGCCGCCGGAGAACTCTCTGCGCGCCTGGAGGCCACCCTGGCGCCCTCCTCCTGCATGCTGGCCACCTTCAAGCCAGAGGCCTACGCCGGGCCCGAGGCGGCTGCGCCGGGCCTCCCAGAGCTGCGCGCAGAGTTGGGCCCCGCGCCTTCACCCGCCAAGTGTGCGTCTGCCTTTCCCGCCGCCCCCGCCTTCTATCCGCGTGCCTACAGCGACCCCGACCCAGCCAAGGACCCTCGAGCCGAAAAGAAAG AGCTGTGCGCGCTGCAGAAGGTGGTGGAGCTGGAGAAGCCAGAGGCGGACAACTCGGAGCGGCCCCGGGCGAGACGGCGGAGGAAGCCGCGCGTGCTCTTCTCGCAGGCGCAGGTCTACGAGCTGGAGCGGCGCTTCAAGCAGCAGCGGTACCTGTCGGCCCCCGAACGCGACCAGCTGGCCAGCGTGTTGAAACTCACGTCCACGCAGGTCAAGATCTGGTTCCAGAACCGGCGCTACAAGTGCAAGCGGCAGCGGCAGGACCAGACTCTGGAGCTGGTGGGGctgcccccgccgccgccgccgcctgccCGCAGGATCGCCGTGCCAGTGCTGGTGCGCGATGGCAAACCATGCTTAGGGGACTCGGCACCCTACGCGCCTGCCTACGGCGTGGGCCTCAATGCCTACGGCTATAACGCCTACCCCGCCTATCCGGGTTACGGCGGCGCGGCCTGCAGCCCTGGCTACAGCTGCACCGCCGCTTACCCCACCGGGCCTTCTCCAGCGCAGCCGGCCACTGCGGCCGCCAACAACAACTTCGTGAACTTCGGTGTCGGGGACTTGAATGCGGTTCAGAGCCCCGGGATTCCGCAGAGCAACTCGGGAGTGTCCACGCTGCATGGTATCCGAGCCTGGTAG